Proteins found in one Candidatus Zixiibacteriota bacterium genomic segment:
- a CDS encoding adenylyltransferase/cytidyltransferase family protein, whose translation MRDHPRDRIVSRLRLLTLRRGWLRARQRVVFTNGVFDILHRGHIELLDRAKSAGDILIVGLNSDASVRRQKGSSRPINRQRDRAMVLASLRPVDYVCIFSSNTPLDLIKALRPNVLVKGAEYKSGQIVGSGEVRSWGGVVLRFPMKRGYSSSRSIRAGQIRKRRRYKPGIAPQHAD comes from the coding sequence GTGCGCGATCATCCGCGTGACCGCATTGTCTCCCGGCTCCGGTTGCTGACCCTGCGCCGTGGCTGGCTGCGGGCCCGGCAGCGTGTTGTCTTCACCAATGGAGTCTTTGACATTCTCCATCGCGGGCACATTGAGTTGCTGGACAGGGCGAAGTCGGCAGGGGACATCCTGATTGTCGGGTTGAATTCAGATGCGTCGGTGCGCCGCCAGAAAGGGTCAAGTCGTCCCATTAACCGTCAGCGTGACCGGGCGATGGTTCTGGCATCCCTGCGCCCTGTCGATTACGTGTGCATATTTTCATCCAATACCCCACTCGACCTCATTAAGGCATTGCGGCCCAACGTGTTGGTGAAAGGGGCAGAATACAAATCCGGACAAATCGTCGGATCAGGCGAAGTGCGATCCTGGGGGGGAGTGGTTCTTAGATTCCCGATGAAGCGAGGGTACTCAAGCTCCCGGTCGATCCGCGCCGGACAGATTCGCAAGCGGCGACGATACAAACCGGGGATTGCACCCCAGCATGCCGATTGA
- a CDS encoding aminopeptidase P family protein, which produces MAFTLTDYRRRQTNLKRRLARQDLDYAVTTDAAHLRYLVGYTGSNGLLLLGNGTPEFYTDGRYREQARRQVRGARVNVVRGGDLLVELSRYRGFSGGRPKIGYEPHLLNERSAQRMRESAKKALFVPMDNILEPLMQVKDASEISCIKKAAAIADTAFEHALTVIRPGVRERDVAAELEYRMTRSGSERVAFETIVASGPRSALPHGLASDRKITSGDFVTLDFGATVDGYVSDITRTVVVGRATPRQKRVHALVRRAHQRAITRARAGIRCSALDRAARNLIARAGFGNRFDHGLGHGIGLIIHEGPGINPRNEAVLKTGMVVTIEPGVYFPGWGGVRIEDDVLIRPRGCTVITQSPRELIEL; this is translated from the coding sequence ATGGCATTCACTCTGACCGACTACAGACGGCGTCAAACAAACCTCAAAAGGCGATTGGCCAGGCAGGACCTGGATTATGCCGTCACGACGGACGCGGCCCATCTGCGCTACCTGGTAGGGTACACGGGTTCCAATGGACTGCTGCTCCTGGGCAACGGTACTCCGGAGTTTTACACAGATGGTCGCTACCGGGAGCAGGCCCGTCGGCAAGTCCGTGGCGCGCGCGTCAATGTCGTGCGCGGGGGCGATTTGCTCGTCGAGTTGTCGCGTTATCGCGGGTTTTCCGGTGGCCGGCCGAAGATCGGGTACGAGCCGCATCTGCTGAATGAACGCAGCGCACAGCGGATGCGCGAGTCGGCAAAGAAAGCCCTGTTTGTGCCCATGGACAACATTCTTGAGCCGCTGATGCAGGTTAAGGATGCGTCGGAAATTTCATGTATCAAAAAAGCGGCCGCTATTGCCGATACGGCCTTCGAGCATGCCCTCACGGTGATTCGTCCGGGGGTGCGTGAACGCGACGTGGCGGCGGAACTCGAGTATCGGATGACGCGCTCCGGGTCGGAGCGTGTGGCGTTTGAGACCATCGTCGCCTCCGGTCCCCGCTCCGCCCTGCCGCATGGGCTGGCGTCCGACCGCAAGATCACCTCGGGTGATTTTGTCACGTTGGACTTCGGTGCGACGGTCGACGGGTATGTGTCGGACATCACCCGCACCGTGGTCGTCGGCCGTGCGACACCGCGCCAGAAGCGCGTGCATGCCTTGGTGCGCCGCGCGCATCAACGCGCGATAACGCGCGCCCGCGCCGGGATTCGCTGCTCGGCGCTGGATCGTGCCGCGCGCAACCTCATTGCTCGGGCCGGGTTCGGAAATCGCTTTGATCATGGTCTGGGCCACGGTATCGGACTGATCATCCATGAGGGACCGGGTATCAATCCTCGCAATGAGGCGGTGCTGAAAACCGGGATGGTTGTTACCATCGAGCCGGGTGTATATTTTCCTGGCTGGGGCGGGGTCCGCATCGAGGACGATGTCCTCATCCGTCCACGGGGATGCACGGTGATCACACAGTCTCCTCGCGAATTGATTGAATTGTAA
- the accB gene encoding acetyl-CoA carboxylase biotin carboxyl carrier protein yields the protein MNVEKIRSLIRLVEESNIDSLEIRPFLRTAVRITKNRSAAHNGSSPGAPSQIDPMPTNPQPTAPTRLHTLADAPQSHLIPITSPMVGTFYRAPSPGTPAFVEAGQSIKPGDTLCIIEAMKLMNEIESEHSGRIVKVLVDNAQPVEFGQPLFLLDPTPVP from the coding sequence ATGAACGTTGAGAAGATTCGCAGTCTGATCCGACTGGTCGAGGAATCGAACATTGACTCCTTGGAGATCCGTCCCTTTCTGCGAACTGCAGTCCGGATCACGAAGAATCGCTCCGCCGCGCACAACGGATCCTCTCCAGGCGCCCCTTCGCAAATCGATCCCATGCCAACGAACCCACAGCCAACTGCGCCGACCAGGCTCCATACTCTCGCCGATGCACCGCAAAGCCACCTGATCCCGATTACGTCGCCGATGGTCGGCACGTTCTACCGTGCGCCCTCCCCGGGCACGCCGGCGTTTGTCGAGGCGGGGCAATCGATCAAGCCGGGCGATACGCTTTGTATCATCGAAGCGATGAAGCTGATGAACGAGATCGAGTCGGAGCACTCAGGACGAATCGTCAAGGTCTTGGTGGACAACGCCCAGCCGGTCGAGTTCGGACAGCCGCTGTTCCTGTTGGATCCGACCCCCGTGCCGTAA
- a CDS encoding type IV pilus twitching motility protein PilT, translating into MASEYLPVSGRSNFKLRPSEDTAVEFKDLLKEMSARKASDMHVRVGVRPCLRIDGHLTPIETDVLNEEAVERMVAEVLTEDQLRRFNARHEMDLALSVAKMGRFRLNIFRQRGTSGMAVRLVHTDVPTFDELNLPEVVRKLCQQRRGLIIVTGTTGSGKSTSLAAMVEEINSTRAENILTVEDPIEYMFRDKQSIVSQREVGSDTETFAASLRHAFRQDPDVIFIGEIRDLETMSIALTAADTGHLVMTTLHTMNAIETISRIISFFPPHQHQQVRLLLSGTLSAIVSQRLLPRCDGPGRIPAVEVMIGTAAIRDAILDPDKTSLIHDLIESGSSQYGMQSFDQSIMRWYRQNVISYEYAIANASNPDDFELRLRGITGAADRGWQEYEQVSG; encoded by the coding sequence GTGGCATCGGAATATCTGCCCGTTTCCGGGCGGAGCAATTTTAAGCTGCGACCATCGGAGGATACGGCCGTGGAGTTCAAAGACCTTCTCAAGGAAATGTCGGCCCGCAAGGCCTCAGACATGCATGTTCGTGTGGGAGTGCGCCCCTGCCTTCGCATCGACGGGCATCTGACACCGATCGAAACGGACGTGCTGAACGAGGAAGCGGTCGAGCGGATGGTGGCCGAGGTGCTGACCGAGGACCAACTGCGCCGTTTCAACGCACGACATGAGATGGACCTCGCGCTAAGCGTGGCTAAGATGGGACGCTTCCGTCTCAACATCTTCCGTCAGCGAGGCACCTCCGGTATGGCTGTCCGCCTGGTGCACACCGATGTTCCGACGTTCGACGAGTTGAACCTGCCGGAAGTGGTCCGCAAGCTCTGCCAGCAGCGCCGCGGGCTGATCATCGTGACCGGCACGACCGGATCGGGCAAGTCGACGTCGCTCGCCGCGATGGTCGAGGAGATCAATTCCACCCGCGCCGAAAATATCCTGACCGTCGAAGACCCGATCGAGTACATGTTCCGCGACAAGCAGAGCATCGTCTCGCAACGTGAGGTCGGCAGCGACACCGAGACATTTGCCGCCTCGCTCCGGCATGCGTTTCGTCAGGACCCCGATGTCATCTTCATCGGTGAGATTCGCGATCTGGAGACGATGTCGATCGCGTTGACCGCCGCCGACACGGGGCACCTGGTGATGACCACGCTGCACACCATGAACGCCATCGAGACCATATCTCGTATCATCTCGTTTTTCCCGCCCCACCAGCACCAGCAGGTACGTTTGCTGCTGTCGGGCACGTTGTCGGCGATCGTCTCTCAGCGGCTGCTGCCGCGTTGCGATGGGCCGGGACGCATTCCGGCGGTCGAGGTCATGATCGGCACCGCGGCGATCCGCGATGCCATCCTCGATCCGGATAAGACGTCGCTCATCCACGACCTGATCGAGAGCGGCAGTTCGCAGTACGGAATGCAATCATTCGATCAGTCGATCATGCGCTGGTATCGTCAGAATGTCATTTCCTACGAGTACGCGATCGCCAACGCCTCGAATCCCGACGATTTCGAGTTGCGTCTGCGCGGCATCACCGGCGCGGCCGACCGCGGCTGGCAGGAGTACGAGCAAGTCTCCGGCTGA
- a CDS encoding right-handed parallel beta-helix repeat-containing protein, which produces MLIGSNVLTISPYQLKQGYYYSTTAGTQWDGSDTLAGMLTGGTDPAVAFDAEGNAYFVYMSYTGFYWNLFMRKSTTGGATWVTDTDTLETNYYNPDKPHLAIDQSSGSYEGNIYVAWTSLNAHPNFTHRNIAFSRTTIDLWPEPADTVISISEGVVDSGGISTICQGVNLVVAPDGTLYAAWAIYDNWYTGVPSETAIGFNRSLDGGATWGEATRIIGVDGIREYPDDDALPPKEFRAHSFPVMAVDTAGGGKGTIYLVWADDRYGAGPNGYKDADILMISSTDGGLTWSDTTNPTRVNSDSEGNGRDQWFPWIAVDPAGGVNVAFYDCRSDADNYMTEVWLARSEDGGESFTNHRLSEVSFEPCVIRESSRYLGDYLGIAATAERVYTVWWDNRIRPQGYDYGVYQAFLGDYPLTGISGTTTGNAEWALTTLLTGDVTIDAGDTVTIRPGAKVLASDDADSIRLVVEGHLILEGEDDKRPTFLSESETPGGWYGIVVAEGGSVDWGEGARILDAVVGVTYEEGAAADTIQSVHVENSLNGFRLYSEAVLIHDTVTGASAGTGIQLVNCDADIRRCHIENCETGIATSGSAGTIDSCTVLGPGGYGLYLSNPDDLEITSTDVQGFFTTAHLYTVGGETHLTGCEFISEEYNENWTPYGVYALGGKVVLRDSRLQDYGQTGFYSSNSTSDLGVSPTDPGGNSITSESEVYYVYHSSMQFGPGGGDLKAEGNWWGADPPSSSLFYQTDYTPWLEEDPLGKRAIQFVEESLAALPEEFSVGSNYPNPFNPATTIRFSLPVAGHVRVEVFNILGQRVRELVDGEIAAGQHQVVWDGTDDREREVTSGVYLYRVVSGGLTQSKKMVLMR; this is translated from the coding sequence ATGTTGATAGGGTCTAACGTCTTGACGATTTCGCCATACCAGTTGAAGCAGGGCTACTACTACTCGACGACCGCAGGAACTCAGTGGGATGGGTCTGATACGCTTGCCGGAATGCTCACGGGAGGGACGGACCCCGCGGTAGCTTTTGACGCGGAGGGGAACGCGTATTTCGTCTACATGAGCTACACCGGCTTCTACTGGAATTTATTCATGAGGAAGTCGACGACCGGCGGTGCCACATGGGTTACTGATACGGACACCCTGGAGACAAACTACTACAATCCCGATAAGCCGCACCTCGCGATTGATCAATCGTCTGGTTCGTATGAAGGCAACATCTACGTGGCGTGGACGAGCCTGAATGCGCATCCGAATTTCACGCACCGCAACATCGCGTTCAGCCGCACGACGATAGATCTCTGGCCGGAGCCAGCCGATACCGTGATAAGCATCAGCGAGGGAGTGGTCGACTCCGGAGGGATTAGCACAATTTGCCAGGGTGTGAATTTGGTCGTCGCACCAGATGGCACTCTGTATGCCGCCTGGGCTATCTACGACAATTGGTACACTGGCGTTCCGAGCGAAACGGCGATTGGATTCAATCGCTCACTGGATGGCGGGGCTACGTGGGGTGAGGCGACCCGCATCATCGGCGTTGACGGCATACGGGAATACCCCGACGACGACGCGCTGCCGCCGAAGGAATTCAGGGCCCACAGCTTTCCAGTGATGGCGGTTGATACGGCAGGCGGCGGAAAGGGAACAATCTACCTTGTGTGGGCCGACGACCGTTACGGAGCCGGACCGAACGGTTACAAAGATGCCGACATCCTTATGATTTCTTCGACAGACGGCGGCTTGACCTGGAGCGATACGACTAATCCGACCAGAGTCAATTCAGATTCTGAGGGAAACGGGCGCGACCAGTGGTTCCCGTGGATCGCCGTGGATCCCGCAGGCGGAGTCAATGTTGCGTTTTATGACTGCCGCAGCGATGCGGACAATTACATGACTGAGGTCTGGCTGGCACGTTCGGAGGACGGCGGAGAAAGCTTCACGAACCATCGACTGAGTGAAGTCTCTTTCGAGCCGTGTGTGATCCGTGAGTCAAGTCGCTACCTTGGGGATTACCTTGGAATTGCTGCTACTGCCGAACGGGTGTACACGGTCTGGTGGGACAATCGAATACGACCGCAGGGGTACGACTACGGGGTGTATCAAGCGTTCTTGGGCGATTATCCCCTGACCGGCATCAGCGGCACAACGACAGGCAATGCCGAGTGGGCTCTGACGACACTCCTGACCGGCGATGTGACCATCGATGCCGGTGATACAGTGACCATCAGACCGGGCGCCAAGGTGCTGGCGTCGGACGACGCCGATTCAATCAGATTGGTCGTAGAAGGACACCTTATCCTCGAAGGGGAAGATGACAAGAGGCCGACTTTCTTATCCGAATCGGAGACGCCCGGCGGCTGGTACGGTATCGTCGTGGCCGAGGGAGGGTCAGTCGACTGGGGGGAGGGCGCTCGAATCCTCGATGCCGTCGTCGGCGTGACATACGAAGAAGGAGCGGCAGCGGATACGATTCAAAGTGTCCACGTTGAGAATTCACTGAACGGTTTCCGGCTCTACTCCGAAGCAGTGCTGATTCATGACACGGTGACCGGTGCCTCGGCGGGAACCGGCATCCAGCTCGTCAACTGCGACGCCGACATTCGTCGCTGCCACATCGAGAACTGCGAGACCGGAATCGCAACATCCGGTTCGGCCGGCACAATCGACAGTTGCACAGTCCTCGGACCGGGCGGTTACGGGCTGTACCTCTCCAATCCCGACGACTTGGAGATCACGAGCACGGATGTGCAGGGGTTCTTCACGACCGCCCACCTGTACACGGTCGGCGGCGAGACGCATCTCACCGGCTGTGAGTTCATCAGCGAGGAGTACAACGAGAACTGGACGCCGTATGGAGTCTACGCCCTCGGCGGCAAGGTCGTACTGCGTGACTCGCGGTTGCAGGATTACGGCCAGACGGGATTCTATTCGAGCAACAGCACGTCCGATCTCGGAGTCTCGCCGACCGATCCCGGCGGCAATTCCATCACCTCGGAATCGGAAGTGTACTACGTCTATCACAGCAGCATGCAGTTTGGCCCTGGAGGCGGCGATTTGAAGGCGGAGGGGAACTGGTGGGGCGCCGACCCGCCGAGTTCATCGCTGTTTTACCAGACCGATTATACCCCGTGGCTGGAGGAGGACCCGCTGGGCAAGCGGGCGATTCAGTTTGTCGAGGAGTCGCTCGCGGCTCTGCCCGAGGAATTCAGTGTCGGTTCCAACTATCCCAATCCCTTCAACCCAGCCACCACGATCCGGTTTTCACTTCCGGTAGCGGGTCACGTGCGGGTCGAGGTGTTCAACATTCTCGGCCAGCGTGTGCGAGAGCTCGTCGACGGAGAGATAGCAGCCGGGCAGCATCAGGTAGTCTGGGATGGGACTGACGACCGCGAACGTGAGGTCACTTCCGGCGTATATCTATACCGTGTAGTCTCGGGAGGCCTCACACAATCAAAAAAAATGGTGCTGATGCGGTAA
- the accC gene encoding acetyl-CoA carboxylase biotin carboxylase subunit — MFKKILIANRGEIALRIIRACREMGIQTVAIYSEADRSSLHVRFADEDICIGPPQAAQSYLDPKRIVAAAEVTGADAIHPGYGFLAENADFADICQECGITFIGPMPNSIRLMGDKAVARRTMLAAGVPVLPGSDGPVEDPAEAGRIAAAIGFPLIIKAAGGGGGRGMRICRDPAGLQRLIAAASQEAQAAFNNGAVYIEKYLESPRHVEFQIVGDSFGDVIHLGERDCTIQRRHQKLIEESPSPALNEATRARMGAAAILAADATAYRSAGTVEFLLDSDGEYYFMEMNTRIQVEHPVTEEQTDIDLVKLQILVAAGEHLGIAQSDVRATGHTIEARINAEDPDAGFRPSPGTISAFHVPGGHGVRVDTHAYAPYAIPPYYDSLLAKLLVHGKDRDEAIVRMLRALDEFIIEGIATTIPFHRKVIDSAEFRSGRFDTTFVERHFAAAREQAQPVSEPLPV, encoded by the coding sequence ATGTTCAAGAAAATCCTGATCGCCAACCGTGGCGAAATCGCCCTGCGCATTATCCGCGCCTGCCGTGAGATGGGCATCCAGACTGTCGCCATCTATTCGGAAGCGGATCGTTCGTCCCTTCACGTGCGTTTTGCCGACGAGGACATTTGCATCGGTCCTCCCCAGGCGGCGCAGTCGTACCTCGACCCCAAACGGATCGTGGCGGCTGCCGAGGTAACCGGCGCCGACGCAATTCATCCCGGCTACGGATTCCTGGCGGAGAATGCCGATTTCGCCGACATCTGCCAGGAGTGCGGCATCACGTTCATCGGCCCGATGCCGAATTCGATTCGGCTGATGGGGGACAAGGCGGTTGCGCGCCGCACGATGCTCGCGGCCGGTGTGCCGGTCCTGCCCGGTTCCGATGGACCGGTCGAAGACCCGGCCGAGGCCGGACGAATTGCAGCCGCCATCGGGTTTCCATTGATCATCAAAGCGGCCGGCGGTGGCGGCGGCCGCGGGATGCGCATCTGCCGTGACCCGGCAGGCCTCCAGCGCCTGATTGCCGCGGCCTCGCAGGAGGCCCAGGCGGCATTCAACAACGGCGCCGTTTATATTGAAAAGTATCTGGAATCACCGCGTCACGTCGAGTTTCAGATCGTCGGCGATTCTTTCGGAGATGTCATCCACCTGGGAGAACGCGACTGCACGATCCAGAGGCGCCACCAAAAGCTGATCGAAGAGTCGCCGTCGCCCGCTCTCAATGAGGCCACGCGTGCACGGATGGGGGCGGCCGCGATTCTGGCCGCCGATGCCACTGCATATCGCTCCGCCGGTACTGTCGAGTTCCTCCTGGACAGCGACGGCGAATATTACTTCATGGAGATGAACACCCGCATCCAGGTCGAGCACCCGGTCACCGAGGAGCAGACTGATATCGACCTGGTCAAACTGCAGATCCTGGTGGCGGCCGGTGAGCATTTGGGCATCGCGCAGTCGGATGTCCGCGCCACGGGACACACGATCGAAGCCCGAATCAATGCGGAAGACCCCGATGCCGGTTTCCGGCCCTCGCCGGGGACGATCTCGGCCTTCCATGTGCCCGGCGGGCATGGAGTGCGAGTCGACACCCATGCCTACGCGCCCTACGCGATTCCGCCGTATTATGACTCCCTGCTGGCCAAGTTGCTCGTTCATGGTAAAGATCGCGACGAAGCGATCGTGCGCATGTTGCGCGCGTTGGATGAGTTTATCATCGAGGGAATCGCCACGACCATTCCCTTTCACCGAAAGGTGATCGATTCGGCGGAATTCCGTTCCGGACGATTCGACACAACCTTCGTGGAACGGCACTTTGCCGCGGCACGAGAGCAAGCCCAGCCGGTCTCTGAGCCGCTTCCCGTGTAG
- the gcvH gene encoding glycine cleavage system protein GcvH, with protein sequence MTLIKDNLRYTKEHEWILIEGEVGTVGITDFAQGELGDVVYLELPEVGAPVTFGESFGTIEAVKAVAELYAPVTGTITEVNTALSNQAALVNSDCYGAGWMVKIKLSHPSEVDGLLSPKDYEQLTA encoded by the coding sequence GTGACGCTGATCAAAGACAACTTGCGATACACCAAAGAACACGAATGGATTCTCATCGAGGGTGAAGTCGGGACTGTCGGGATCACCGACTTTGCGCAGGGGGAGCTGGGTGATGTCGTCTACCTTGAATTGCCCGAGGTCGGCGCCCCGGTCACGTTCGGCGAGTCATTCGGCACGATCGAGGCGGTCAAAGCCGTCGCCGAACTCTACGCCCCGGTTACGGGTACGATTACTGAGGTGAATACAGCCCTCTCAAACCAGGCGGCGCTCGTCAACTCCGACTGCTATGGAGCGGGTTGGATGGTCAAAATCAAGCTGTCGCATCCATCCGAAGTCGACGGGCTGTTGTCTCCGAAGGACTATGAGCAACTGACGGCGTAG
- the gcvPA gene encoding aminomethyl-transferring glycine dehydrogenase subunit GcvPA, producing the protein MSYTPHTDESRRRMLHTVGVASFEELLAAVPEPVRLRAPLDIADPLAESEVERMAETLAARNAVTPAVLSFLGGGIYDHHVPAAVDHVASRSEYYTAYTPYQAEVAQGTLQVTYEYQSMIRRLTAMDTAQASLYDGGSAVAEAALMAMAHTGQRGVVFAGALNPRYRSVVETYLTAQSVEMKSAIADDGRCDFGLLNDAVGPDTSCVIMQSPNYFGMIDDWARASEVAHGHGALMIAVFHPISLGQLKPPGECGADIAVGEGQMLGNPPSFGGPLLGLFATRREFIRRIPGRLVGRTVDARGATAYVMTLRTREQDIRREKATSNICTAQALLATRAAITMALLGKVGITKLATTCSERAHYLASHIDAIESFRVPFGADFFNEFVVESDRPARDVLMSLRKRGIQAGIELGGRFPGFERRFLVCVSEKHTRADLDRFVSELSQMSAHPGARVGRAQSSHNV; encoded by the coding sequence ATGTCGTACACCCCACACACGGACGAGTCGCGCCGACGGATGCTCCATACTGTTGGTGTGGCGTCATTCGAGGAATTGCTCGCCGCCGTTCCCGAACCAGTGCGTCTGCGCGCGCCACTCGACATTGCCGATCCCCTGGCCGAGTCGGAGGTGGAGAGGATGGCGGAGACGCTGGCGGCCCGCAATGCGGTCACCCCCGCGGTGCTGTCGTTCCTCGGCGGGGGGATATACGATCATCATGTTCCGGCGGCCGTCGATCATGTCGCGTCTCGTTCCGAGTATTACACCGCCTACACGCCGTATCAAGCCGAGGTCGCGCAGGGGACGCTGCAGGTCACGTACGAATACCAGTCGATGATCCGTCGTCTCACCGCAATGGACACCGCCCAGGCATCCCTTTACGACGGCGGTTCCGCGGTCGCCGAAGCGGCCTTGATGGCGATGGCGCACACGGGACAGCGCGGTGTGGTGTTCGCCGGGGCGCTTAATCCGCGCTACCGCAGCGTGGTCGAGACCTATCTGACCGCACAGTCCGTCGAGATGAAATCGGCAATCGCCGACGACGGTCGCTGTGATTTCGGATTGCTCAACGACGCAGTCGGCCCCGACACGTCTTGCGTCATCATGCAGTCGCCGAATTACTTTGGGATGATCGACGACTGGGCGCGGGCATCCGAAGTCGCGCACGGCCACGGGGCGCTGATGATCGCGGTATTCCATCCGATTTCGTTGGGCCAATTGAAGCCGCCGGGAGAATGCGGCGCAGATATTGCGGTCGGCGAAGGGCAGATGCTCGGCAATCCCCCGTCGTTCGGCGGGCCGCTGTTGGGCCTGTTTGCGACGCGACGCGAGTTCATTCGGCGCATTCCGGGACGGCTCGTCGGGCGGACGGTCGATGCGCGCGGGGCGACGGCCTATGTCATGACGTTGCGCACGCGGGAGCAGGACATCCGTCGGGAGAAGGCCACATCGAATATCTGCACGGCACAGGCGCTGTTGGCCACGCGAGCGGCCATCACGATGGCGCTGTTGGGGAAAGTCGGTATCACGAAGCTGGCCACAACCTGCAGCGAACGCGCCCACTATCTGGCGTCGCACATCGACGCCATCGAAAGTTTCCGGGTTCCGTTCGGGGCCGACTTCTTCAATGAGTTTGTCGTCGAATCCGATCGTCCCGCGCGCGATGTGCTGATGTCATTGCGAAAACGGGGAATTCAGGCCGGCATTGAACTCGGCGGGCGCTTCCCGGGATTCGAACGGCGTTTTCTGGTCTGTGTCTCCGAGAAACATACCAGGGCGGATCTGGATCGCTTCGTCTCGGAACTGTCGCAGATGTCGGCGCATCCCGGCGCACGCGTCGGACGCGCCCAATCGAGTCATAATGTCTGA
- a CDS encoding thioredoxin domain-containing protein: MSDHCRLTFARLCTLVSCVCVAAAFTASPAPAQDDTARTVPTAIAWYHSLDQAQAEARKSRRDIAVVFYTNWCRWCDSLSATTLIDPGLLGLQSRIVFARVNAESDTAAAAKFAVRRYPTIVILTKDGLETDRVIGYESPEEFVQSIDDALAGRGTLAALEDLQKKNSREQKYAVMVAQKKMDRGLFEETRDLLQRVLQHEARDPTAASEDALRLSALLARETGNWYRAAEAFRRLLKEFPKTAYKQEAELYIPWLYVQAGDTTSALRHYAAYLDSYGESGDGEWVKEQLSRLKPPDGAPSSSSTD, translated from the coding sequence ATGTCTGACCATTGCCGATTAACGTTTGCGCGACTTTGCACTCTGGTGTCCTGCGTCTGCGTGGCGGCTGCGTTTACCGCATCGCCGGCGCCGGCACAAGATGACACTGCGCGGACGGTACCCACAGCGATCGCGTGGTACCATTCACTGGACCAGGCGCAGGCGGAAGCACGCAAGTCCAGGCGCGATATCGCCGTCGTCTTCTACACGAACTGGTGCCGTTGGTGCGATTCTCTCTCAGCGACGACGCTGATCGACCCCGGCCTTCTCGGGTTGCAGTCCCGAATCGTGTTCGCGCGCGTCAATGCCGAATCCGATACGGCGGCGGCCGCGAAGTTTGCCGTTCGCCGCTACCCGACGATCGTGATCCTCACCAAAGATGGTCTGGAAACGGATCGTGTGATCGGGTACGAATCGCCCGAGGAGTTTGTCCAATCGATCGATGACGCGCTGGCCGGCCGCGGCACGCTGGCGGCATTGGAAGATCTCCAGAAGAAGAACTCGCGGGAGCAGAAGTATGCCGTGATGGTCGCCCAAAAGAAAATGGACCGTGGGCTCTTTGAGGAAACGCGTGACCTGTTGCAGCGAGTGCTCCAGCATGAAGCGCGCGATCCCACTGCCGCCTCAGAAGACGCGCTCCGCCTGTCGGCGTTGCTGGCACGTGAAACCGGCAACTGGTACAGAGCGGCCGAGGCGTTTCGCCGCCTGCTCAAGGAGTTCCCGAAGACCGCATACAAGCAGGAAGCCGAGCTCTACATCCCCTGGCTGTATGTCCAGGCGGGCGACACGACATCGGCCCTGCGCCATTACGCCGCCTATCTGGACTCTTACGGCGAATCCGGGGACGGCGAGTGGGTCAAAGAGCAGCTATCCCGGCTAAAGCCACCCGACGGAGCGCCATCGTCGTCGTCGACCGACTGA